A window of Mycolicibacterium fluoranthenivorans contains these coding sequences:
- a CDS encoding acyl-CoA dehydrogenase, which produces MSKSALAITEEHRDLAAAAAGQLQRSHSLAAARATLQNPGGHPSALWSAGADLGWNGLALAEEYGGSGFGLAELAVVAEVAGRELMPGPFLPTVAAAVAIDRCAPDSVRAQLLPGLADGTLAAALGLNITVTLGEDHTSTAEWPAVLGAPDADILVLAAGEDLVIVAADAPGVTVTALEPLDTTRTVGAVSMRGAQIPADRVLRGAARRARTVFRILASAEAVGISWATLDMAVDYAKVREQFGRTIGTFQAVKHHAANMLVEAEQTTSATWAAARNDDLGAAWFPAAIAASHAIRAQVFNAQNNIQLHGGIGFTWEHDAHLYLRRARTMATLLGDGADPLLDVVDAQRSGAARTASFRVPAEAEQYRPAAAEAAATARALPADQLRDFLVDSGYLVAHWPRPWGRAADVLEQLVIEEEFGAAGRGSAGGSTPIDIPDMGITGWVTLTIAQAGTAEQRARWVEPVLRGQVMWCQLFSEPGAGSDAAAVRTSAKKVDGGWRITGQKVWTSLAQHCQWGLATVRTDPDAPKHAGVTMMAVDMKAPGVTVNPLRGLTGDAHFNEVFFDDVFVPDADVVGEVNKGWLVARATLGNERISIGGGSSAPTGFTLDELVELLDTASPLIAAEYVRAAGAVIAEAHTLPMLNLRRVSRAIAGTDPGPEGNVTKLLLAEHTQRLTELGMALAGPAAVVGGKPTLARAYLGNRAMTIAGGTSEITRNTIAERILGLPRDPLLK; this is translated from the coding sequence ATGAGCAAGTCGGCGCTGGCCATCACTGAAGAACACCGGGACCTGGCCGCCGCGGCGGCCGGGCAGCTGCAGCGGTCACACAGCCTCGCGGCCGCGCGTGCCACCCTGCAAAACCCGGGCGGTCACCCGTCGGCCCTCTGGTCGGCCGGTGCGGATCTCGGCTGGAACGGGCTGGCGCTGGCCGAGGAGTACGGCGGGTCGGGGTTCGGGTTGGCCGAGCTGGCCGTCGTGGCAGAAGTGGCCGGCCGCGAGCTCATGCCGGGGCCGTTCCTGCCGACGGTCGCCGCCGCCGTGGCGATCGACCGGTGCGCCCCGGACTCCGTTCGGGCGCAGCTACTTCCCGGACTCGCCGACGGCACTCTGGCCGCCGCGCTCGGGCTCAACATCACGGTGACCCTGGGTGAGGACCACACCTCGACCGCCGAATGGCCCGCGGTGCTCGGCGCACCCGATGCCGACATCCTGGTGCTGGCTGCCGGTGAGGACCTCGTCATCGTGGCGGCCGACGCACCGGGTGTCACCGTCACCGCGCTCGAACCGCTGGACACCACCCGCACGGTGGGCGCGGTGTCGATGCGCGGCGCCCAGATCCCCGCCGACCGGGTGCTGCGCGGCGCGGCGCGGCGCGCCCGCACCGTGTTCCGCATCCTGGCCTCGGCCGAAGCGGTCGGGATCAGCTGGGCGACTCTGGACATGGCCGTCGACTACGCGAAGGTCCGGGAGCAGTTCGGCCGGACCATCGGCACCTTCCAAGCCGTCAAGCACCACGCCGCGAACATGCTCGTCGAGGCCGAGCAGACGACGTCGGCCACCTGGGCAGCCGCCCGCAACGACGACCTGGGCGCGGCCTGGTTCCCGGCCGCGATCGCGGCGTCGCATGCCATCCGCGCCCAGGTGTTCAACGCGCAGAACAATATTCAGCTCCACGGCGGGATCGGGTTCACCTGGGAGCACGATGCGCACCTGTATCTGCGACGGGCTCGCACCATGGCCACCCTGCTCGGTGACGGCGCCGACCCCCTGCTCGACGTCGTGGACGCACAGCGCAGCGGGGCCGCCCGCACCGCGTCGTTCCGCGTACCGGCCGAGGCCGAGCAGTACCGCCCCGCCGCCGCCGAAGCCGCAGCCACCGCCCGTGCCCTGCCCGCCGATCAGCTACGCGACTTCCTGGTCGACTCCGGCTATCTGGTGGCGCACTGGCCCAGACCGTGGGGCCGGGCCGCCGACGTACTCGAACAGCTCGTCATCGAAGAGGAGTTCGGTGCGGCGGGCAGGGGGTCGGCCGGGGGATCGACACCGATCGACATCCCCGACATGGGCATCACCGGATGGGTGACCCTGACCATCGCCCAGGCCGGTACCGCCGAGCAGCGCGCACGCTGGGTGGAGCCGGTGCTGCGCGGTCAGGTGATGTGGTGCCAGCTGTTCTCCGAGCCGGGTGCGGGCTCCGATGCCGCCGCCGTGCGCACCTCGGCCAAGAAGGTGGACGGCGGCTGGCGGATCACGGGTCAGAAGGTGTGGACCAGTCTGGCCCAGCATTGCCAGTGGGGCCTGGCGACGGTGCGCACCGATCCCGACGCACCCAAACACGCGGGTGTCACCATGATGGCCGTCGATATGAAAGCCCCTGGCGTGACGGTCAATCCGTTGCGCGGGCTGACCGGCGACGCGCATTTCAACGAGGTGTTCTTCGACGACGTGTTCGTTCCCGACGCCGATGTGGTGGGCGAGGTGAACAAGGGCTGGCTGGTGGCGCGGGCGACGCTGGGCAACGAACGCATCTCCATCGGTGGGGGTTCGTCGGCGCCGACCGGCTTCACTCTCGATGAGCTGGTCGAATTACTCGACACCGCATCGCCGTTGATCGCGGCGGAGTACGTGCGCGCGGCGGGCGCGGTGATCGCCGAGGCACACACCCTGCCGATGCTGAACCTGCGGCGGGTGAGCCGTGCCATCGCCGGCACCGATCCCGGCCCGGAGGGCAATGTCACCAAACTGCTGCTGGCCGAGCACACTCAGCGGCTGACCGAGCTGGGGATGGCGCTCGCCGGCCCGGCCGCGGTGGTGGGAGGGAAGCCGACGCTGGCGCGCGCGTACCTGGGCAACCGGGCCATGACGATCGCCGGTGGTACGTCGGAGATCACCCGGAACACCATCGCCGAACGCATCCTCGGACTGCCCCGCGATCCGCTGCTGAAGTGA
- a CDS encoding alpha/beta hydrolase — MTARPDTRYPGSDMWSRARWLLTAGPADRMLALTVASASLPVIGKHLEPLGAVAAMSVWGFRHMPDFFSSSAKSWMTPGSAEIRKAERDQTSAIAAEALRAVVPAADLAVEWPAPEQKPPLWNTLQYRRNVYRTSVRYGDSPTQLMDVWRPKQLPAEPAPVLLFVPGGAWVHGSRMLQGYALMSHLAEQGWVCLSIDYRVAPHHRWPRHLHDVKAAIAWARANVDKFGGDRDFVAVAGCSAGGHLAALAGLTPNDPELQGDLPDGSDTSVDAVIGIYGRYDWEDRSTEERMRFVDFLERVVVKRKIDRHPEVFRQASPIAQIHRDAPPFLVIHGTGDSVIPVEQARSFVERLGAVSDSEVGYIELPGAGHAFDMTDGARTGPMATAIGLFLNQIHRNSPVRQAKAVI, encoded by the coding sequence ATGACGGCACGCCCGGACACCCGATACCCAGGATCCGATATGTGGAGCCGCGCCCGCTGGTTGCTGACCGCCGGCCCGGCCGACCGCATGCTGGCGCTCACGGTGGCCTCGGCTTCCCTTCCGGTGATCGGCAAGCATCTGGAGCCGCTCGGCGCGGTCGCCGCGATGAGTGTGTGGGGATTCCGGCATATGCCGGACTTCTTCTCCTCGTCCGCGAAATCGTGGATGACGCCGGGGAGCGCCGAGATCCGTAAGGCGGAGCGCGACCAGACCAGCGCGATCGCTGCGGAAGCCCTGCGCGCCGTGGTGCCCGCCGCCGACCTCGCCGTGGAGTGGCCGGCCCCGGAGCAGAAGCCACCGCTGTGGAACACCCTGCAGTACCGGCGCAATGTGTACCGCACGTCGGTGCGCTACGGCGACAGCCCGACCCAGCTGATGGATGTGTGGCGGCCCAAACAGTTGCCGGCCGAGCCCGCGCCGGTGCTGCTGTTCGTCCCGGGCGGTGCCTGGGTGCACGGCAGTCGGATGTTGCAGGGCTACGCCCTGATGTCGCATCTGGCCGAACAGGGCTGGGTGTGCCTGTCCATCGACTATCGGGTCGCCCCGCACCACCGGTGGCCCCGGCACCTGCACGACGTGAAGGCGGCGATCGCGTGGGCGCGGGCCAACGTCGACAAGTTCGGCGGCGACCGCGACTTCGTCGCCGTCGCCGGGTGCTCGGCCGGCGGGCATCTGGCCGCCCTCGCGGGCCTGACCCCGAACGACCCCGAGTTGCAGGGCGATCTGCCCGACGGTTCGGACACCTCGGTCGACGCCGTCATCGGAATCTATGGCCGCTACGACTGGGAGGATCGCTCCACCGAGGAGCGGATGCGCTTCGTCGACTTCCTGGAACGCGTCGTGGTCAAGCGCAAGATCGACCGTCACCCGGAGGTCTTCCGGCAGGCATCGCCGATCGCCCAGATCCACCGGGATGCCCCGCCGTTCCTGGTCATCCACGGCACCGGTGACTCGGTCATTCCGGTCGAGCAGGCCCGTAGCTTCGTGGAACGACTCGGTGCGGTGTCCGACTCCGAGGTCGGCTATATCGAGCTACCCGGCGCCGGGCATGCCTTCGATATGACCGACGGTGCCCGCACCGGTCCCATGGCCACCGCAATCGGCTTGTTCCTCAACCAAATTCACCGAAACTCTCCGGTGAGACAGGCAAAGGCAGTTATATAG
- a CDS encoding WS/DGAT/MGAT family O-acyltransferase produces MKRLSGWDAFLLYSEAPNVHMHTLKIAVIALEGLGDRTFGVEDFRHVLHSRLHKLDPFRYQLVDIPFKFHHPMWRENCDVDLEYHVRPWRVAAPGGRRELDEAIGQIASTPLDRSRPLWEMYFVEGLADGGTADNPVPRIAVVGKIHHALADGVASANLLARGMDLQDGPQRDRDSYATDPAPSGAELVRTAFTDHLRQIGRLPGLVKYTAAGVGRVRRSSRKFGPELTRPFTPPPSFMNHVLTPERRFATATLALADVKSTGKLLGATINDMVLAMSSGALRALQLRYEGKADHPLLASVPMSFDFSPERISGNRFTGVLMALPVDLADPLERVKRASADAALAKESNQLIGPELVARWASYMPPAAVESLFRRLSDKDGQNKVLNLNISNVPGPREQGKVGGATVTEIYSVGPLTAASGLNITVWSYVDQLNISVISDTATVEDPHEVTEAMVRDFREIRRAAGISEELTIIENAMV; encoded by the coding sequence GTGAAGAGGCTCAGCGGGTGGGACGCGTTCCTGCTCTATTCGGAAGCGCCGAATGTGCACATGCACACCTTGAAGATCGCGGTGATCGCGCTCGAGGGTCTCGGTGACCGCACGTTCGGCGTCGAGGATTTTCGCCACGTGCTGCACAGCCGGCTGCACAAGCTGGATCCGTTCCGGTATCAACTCGTCGACATCCCGTTCAAGTTCCACCACCCGATGTGGCGGGAGAACTGCGATGTCGACCTCGAATACCACGTGCGGCCGTGGCGGGTGGCCGCGCCGGGCGGCCGCCGAGAGCTGGACGAGGCCATCGGGCAGATCGCCAGCACGCCACTGGACCGTAGCCGTCCGCTGTGGGAGATGTACTTCGTCGAGGGACTGGCCGACGGCGGCACCGCCGACAATCCGGTCCCGCGTATCGCCGTGGTGGGCAAGATTCACCATGCGCTGGCCGACGGTGTCGCCTCGGCCAATCTGCTCGCCCGGGGGATGGATCTACAGGACGGGCCGCAGCGCGACCGCGACTCCTACGCCACCGATCCGGCGCCCTCGGGTGCGGAGCTGGTGCGCACGGCGTTCACCGATCATCTGCGGCAGATCGGCCGGCTGCCGGGTCTGGTGAAGTACACCGCCGCCGGGGTGGGCCGGGTCCGGCGCAGCAGCCGCAAGTTCGGGCCCGAGCTGACCCGTCCCTTCACCCCGCCGCCGAGCTTCATGAACCACGTGCTCACCCCGGAACGCCGTTTCGCGACGGCGACGCTGGCACTGGCCGACGTGAAGTCCACCGGAAAACTTTTGGGCGCCACCATCAACGACATGGTGCTGGCCATGTCGTCGGGAGCGCTGCGCGCACTGCAGCTGCGTTACGAGGGCAAGGCCGATCACCCGCTGCTGGCGTCGGTGCCGATGAGCTTCGACTTCTCCCCGGAACGGATCTCGGGCAACCGGTTCACCGGTGTGCTGATGGCACTGCCGGTGGACCTCGCCGATCCGCTGGAACGGGTCAAGCGCGCCAGCGCGGACGCCGCGCTGGCCAAGGAGAGCAATCAGCTCATCGGTCCCGAGCTGGTCGCGCGGTGGGCGTCGTACATGCCGCCCGCCGCCGTCGAGAGCCTGTTCCGCCGGCTGTCGGACAAGGACGGCCAGAACAAGGTGCTCAATCTGAACATCTCGAATGTCCCCGGGCCCCGGGAGCAGGGCAAAGTCGGTGGCGCGACGGTCACCGAGATCTATTCGGTGGGCCCGCTCACCGCGGCCAGCGGACTGAACATCACGGTGTGGAGCTACGTGGACCAGCTCAACATCTCGGTGATCTCGGACACCGCGACAGTGGAAGACCCGCACGAGGTCACCGAGGCGATGGTGCGGGACTTCCGCGAGATCCGCCGTGCCGCAGGGATTTCCGAGGAGTTGACCATCATCGAGAATGCGATGGTTTGA
- a CDS encoding MFS transporter, giving the protein MKSPLRPWAAVALAVFCIGWGGNQFTPLLIAYAQHSGYTRVDVDILLGAYVLGLVPGLLVASALSDRHGRRPVMTAGLVSSALGSIILAVGDDAGFAALFGGRLLSGLAVGIAMAVGSAWIAELSRPPYDSAPAGTGARRASIWLSVGLGTGPLFAGVLTAFAPLPLVLTYIVHALLCLPALWAVSHRAVETRDEAHDSGASLLGRLRVPAASHRRFLHVVVPMAPWIFGSAAIAYAIVPALVADRLGSWALLYTAGLTVLTLGCGVAVQPIARRLDDRSSARAVVVSMVLMAAGVFAAVATAITRSPVVALFVAMLLGSAYGIAIVSGLLEIQRIAEPDELAGISGVYYSLAYVGFLLPAVLAVLAHYFSYPAMLTALGVLAAVCTLRCATGWSKHLERPAAAAVG; this is encoded by the coding sequence GTGAAATCCCCACTCCGGCCCTGGGCCGCGGTCGCGTTGGCCGTCTTCTGCATCGGCTGGGGCGGCAATCAGTTCACCCCGCTGCTGATCGCCTATGCGCAGCACTCCGGATACACGCGTGTCGACGTCGACATCCTGCTCGGCGCCTACGTCTTGGGCCTGGTGCCGGGACTGCTGGTGGCCTCCGCCCTGTCCGACCGGCACGGGCGCCGGCCCGTGATGACCGCGGGCCTGGTGAGCTCGGCGCTGGGCAGCATCATCCTGGCGGTCGGCGATGACGCAGGTTTCGCGGCCCTGTTCGGCGGGCGACTGCTCAGTGGCCTGGCCGTGGGTATCGCCATGGCCGTCGGGTCCGCCTGGATTGCCGAATTATCAAGGCCCCCCTATGATTCCGCCCCTGCGGGAACCGGCGCGCGGCGGGCGTCCATCTGGTTGTCGGTCGGGCTCGGGACCGGGCCGCTGTTCGCCGGGGTACTCACCGCGTTCGCGCCGCTACCGCTGGTGCTGACCTACATCGTGCACGCGCTGCTGTGCCTACCCGCGTTGTGGGCGGTGTCCCACCGAGCGGTGGAGACCCGTGATGAGGCACACGACAGTGGGGCGTCGCTGCTGGGCCGGCTGCGGGTGCCCGCCGCGAGCCACCGGCGATTCCTGCATGTCGTGGTGCCCATGGCGCCGTGGATCTTCGGCTCGGCGGCCATCGCCTATGCGATCGTGCCCGCGTTGGTGGCCGACCGGCTCGGTTCCTGGGCGCTGCTGTACACCGCGGGGCTGACAGTGCTCACCCTCGGCTGCGGTGTGGCGGTGCAGCCGATCGCGCGCCGCCTGGACGACCGCTCGAGCGCGCGTGCCGTCGTGGTGTCCATGGTGCTGATGGCCGCCGGCGTGTTCGCCGCGGTGGCCACCGCGATCACCCGGTCCCCGGTCGTCGCACTGTTCGTCGCGATGCTGCTGGGCAGCGCCTACGGAATCGCCATCGTCTCAGGCCTTTTGGAGATTCAGCGGATCGCCGAACCCGACGAGCTGGCCGGGATCTCCGGGGTCTACTACTCGTTGGCCTACGTCGGTTTCCTGCTGCCCGCGGTGCTGGCCGTGCTGGCGCACTACTTCAGCTATCCGGCCATGCTGACCGCGCTCGGTGTGCTGGCGGCGGTGTGCACCCTGCGCTGCGCGACGGGGTGGTCCAAGCACCTCGAGCGTCCTGCCGCCGCAGCGGTGGGCTGA
- a CDS encoding GntR family transcriptional regulator: protein MSEGDSSGQRAYQATKDQILSGAVRGGQLLSEVEVAASLGVSRTPVHEAFLRLAAEDLLELLPRRGAVVVPVPPREATDLLEMRLALESAAVRRLCRHPDAVDALFTELTELITLQREGAAAGDEHRFAAADDAFHHRIVDVAGNAIGQRFYGSLRDRQRRMMAAAVRSDTARAARLIDEHALLADAIARRDLADFEALLLAHLQATYGVAL from the coding sequence ATGAGCGAGGGAGACTCCAGCGGACAGCGCGCCTACCAGGCCACCAAGGACCAGATCCTGTCCGGCGCGGTACGCGGCGGACAGCTGCTCAGCGAGGTCGAGGTCGCCGCGTCCCTCGGGGTGAGCAGGACGCCGGTGCACGAGGCCTTCCTCCGGTTGGCCGCCGAGGACCTGCTCGAGCTGCTCCCCCGTCGCGGTGCCGTCGTGGTGCCGGTGCCGCCGCGGGAGGCCACCGATCTGCTGGAGATGCGGCTGGCGCTGGAGTCGGCGGCGGTGCGCAGGCTGTGCCGGCACCCGGACGCCGTCGACGCGCTGTTCACCGAACTGACCGAGTTGATCACCCTGCAGCGCGAGGGCGCCGCGGCCGGCGACGAACACCGGTTCGCCGCCGCCGATGACGCGTTCCACCACCGCATCGTCGACGTCGCGGGCAACGCCATCGGGCAACGCTTCTACGGCTCGCTACGGGACCGGCAGCGCCGGATGATGGCCGCCGCCGTGCGGTCCGACACCGCCCGCGCGGCACGGCTGATCGATGAGCACGCCCTGCTGGCCGACGCGATCGCGCGTCGCGATCTGGCCGATTTCGAGGCGCTGCTGCTGGCACACCTGCAGGCGACCTACGGGGTGGCGCTGTGA
- a CDS encoding alpha/beta hydrolase: MTSRTVSVGNRRALRTLLSATAETVNAANAFRPLTRRGYPAIAVFAFGWPTAENVPLVVGGSALSALRHAVRGDYRSAGGRIALLLKVTSWLVLAVVHRRGVRSRPYFEDPLNEVLGPAFPSVPPRPGGVFATGQTRRRYVEKTVSYGPYRSNVADIWVRPDLPRDGKAPVLLQVPGGAWMIGMNRPQAYPLMSQLADHGWICVSIGYRISPKHAWPAHIVDVKRALAWVKDNIAEYGGDPNSVYITGGSAGGHLCSLAALTPNNPAYQPGFEDADTSVAGAVPIYGRYDWVTESYPDRREFGSVLERMIVKLPFTDNRQLYLDASPIAHVRPDAPPFFVLHGTHDTLIPVEEAREFVEALRAVSTAPVIYAEIPAAQHAFDIFGSARGHYTASAVERFLDWARATRPE; encoded by the coding sequence GTGACCTCCAGGACCGTGTCGGTGGGTAACCGCAGAGCCCTCCGCACCCTGCTCAGCGCCACCGCCGAAACCGTCAACGCCGCCAACGCCTTCCGGCCGCTGACCCGCCGCGGCTACCCGGCGATCGCGGTGTTCGCGTTCGGCTGGCCGACTGCGGAGAACGTGCCACTCGTGGTCGGCGGATCGGCGCTGAGCGCGCTGCGGCATGCGGTGCGCGGCGACTACCGGTCGGCCGGTGGCCGAATCGCCTTGTTGCTCAAGGTGACCTCCTGGCTGGTGCTGGCGGTCGTGCATCGACGCGGCGTGCGGTCCCGGCCGTATTTCGAAGACCCGCTGAATGAGGTGCTGGGACCGGCGTTCCCGTCGGTACCCCCGCGTCCGGGTGGGGTGTTCGCGACCGGCCAGACGCGGCGCCGGTACGTCGAGAAGACCGTCAGCTACGGGCCGTACCGCTCCAACGTCGCCGATATCTGGGTGCGACCGGATCTCCCCCGTGACGGCAAAGCGCCTGTGCTGCTGCAGGTTCCCGGCGGTGCGTGGATGATCGGGATGAACCGGCCGCAGGCCTATCCGTTGATGTCGCAGCTGGCCGACCACGGCTGGATCTGTGTGTCCATCGGCTACCGGATCAGCCCGAAACATGCCTGGCCGGCGCATATCGTCGACGTCAAGCGCGCACTGGCCTGGGTGAAGGACAATATCGCCGAGTACGGCGGTGACCCGAATTCGGTGTACATCACCGGGGGTTCGGCCGGCGGTCACCTCTGCTCGCTGGCCGCACTGACGCCCAACAATCCGGCGTATCAGCCGGGGTTCGAGGATGCCGACACGTCGGTGGCCGGCGCGGTGCCGATCTACGGCCGCTACGACTGGGTCACCGAGAGCTACCCGGACCGGCGTGAGTTCGGGTCGGTGCTGGAGCGGATGATCGTGAAACTGCCGTTCACCGACAATCGGCAGCTGTACCTGGACGCGTCCCCCATCGCCCATGTCCGCCCGGACGCCCCGCCGTTCTTCGTCCTGCACGGCACCCACGACACGCTGATCCCGGTGGAGGAGGCGCGCGAGTTCGTCGAGGCGCTACGCGCGGTGTCCACGGCACCGGTCATCTATGCGGAGATCCCGGCCGCCCAGCACGCCTTCGACATCTTCGGCTCGGCGCGCGGGCACTACACCGCGTCGGCGGTGGAACGTTTCCTGGACTGGGCGCGGGCCACCCGGCCGGAGTGA
- the fadD12 gene encoding acyl-CoA ligase FadD12 produces MGLLDPVTNTVGLLSTMARAGVIAPLRPDKYLRIAAAMARENMSITSGFAAAAQRCPDRVGLIDEVGALTWREIDQRADALATGLQAIGSPEVIGIMARNHRGFIESLIAANRIGADVLLLNTSFAGPAMAEVIDRETENKAAAVIYDEEFTATVDRALEGNPAITRVIAWTDTAGADLTVEKLIRDHVGKTPVRATEKSKVILLTSGTTGSPKGAKHSGGGPEVLKAILDRTPWRTEETVVIVAPMFHAWGFSQLAFAASMSCTIVTRRKFDPEATLALVDTHRATGLCVVPVMFDRIVELPDEIRNRYSGRTLRFAAASGSRMRPDVVIKFMDQFGDVIYNNYNATEAGMIATATPADLRAAPDTAGKPAEGTDIRILDAEHHEMPTGEVGTIYVRNSTQFDGYTSGSTKNFHDGYMNSGDIGYLDQAGRLFVVGRDDEMIVSGGENVYPIEVEKILVTHPDVAEAAVIGVDDEQFGQRLAAFVVLTGDGAGVTADELKQYVRENLANYKVPREITVLDELPRNSTGKIVRRDLQDRVGG; encoded by the coding sequence GTGGGCCTCCTCGACCCCGTCACCAACACCGTCGGCCTGCTCAGCACCATGGCGCGCGCCGGCGTCATCGCCCCGCTGCGCCCGGACAAGTACCTGCGCATCGCCGCCGCGATGGCCCGGGAGAACATGAGCATCACCTCCGGCTTCGCCGCCGCCGCGCAGCGCTGTCCGGACCGGGTGGGCCTGATCGACGAGGTCGGTGCGCTCACCTGGCGGGAGATCGACCAGCGTGCCGATGCCCTGGCCACGGGGCTGCAGGCCATCGGTTCTCCCGAGGTGATCGGGATCATGGCCCGCAATCACCGCGGGTTCATCGAGTCGCTGATCGCCGCCAACCGGATCGGCGCCGACGTGCTGTTGCTGAACACCTCGTTCGCGGGCCCGGCGATGGCCGAGGTGATCGACCGCGAGACCGAGAACAAGGCCGCGGCCGTCATCTACGACGAGGAGTTCACCGCGACGGTGGACCGTGCGCTGGAGGGCAACCCCGCCATCACGCGCGTCATCGCGTGGACCGACACCGCGGGCGCCGATCTCACGGTCGAGAAGTTGATCCGCGATCACGTCGGCAAGACACCGGTGCGGGCCACCGAGAAGAGCAAGGTCATCCTGCTGACCTCCGGTACGACCGGTAGCCCGAAGGGCGCCAAGCATTCCGGCGGCGGACCCGAGGTGCTCAAGGCGATCCTGGATCGCACGCCCTGGCGCACCGAGGAAACCGTCGTCATCGTCGCGCCGATGTTCCATGCCTGGGGGTTCTCCCAACTGGCTTTCGCGGCATCGATGTCGTGCACCATCGTCACCCGCCGCAAGTTCGACCCGGAAGCCACCCTGGCCCTGGTCGACACCCACCGGGCCACCGGATTGTGTGTGGTGCCGGTGATGTTCGACCGCATCGTCGAACTGCCCGACGAGATCCGCAACCGCTACAGCGGGCGCACCCTGCGGTTCGCCGCCGCATCGGGCTCGCGGATGCGCCCCGACGTCGTCATCAAGTTCATGGATCAGTTCGGTGACGTCATCTACAACAACTACAACGCCACCGAGGCCGGAATGATCGCCACGGCGACACCGGCCGACCTGCGCGCCGCCCCGGATACCGCGGGAAAACCGGCCGAGGGCACCGATATTCGCATCCTGGACGCGGAGCACCATGAGATGCCGACCGGCGAGGTGGGCACGATCTACGTACGCAACTCCACCCAGTTCGACGGGTACACCTCCGGTTCGACGAAGAATTTCCACGACGGCTACATGAACTCCGGCGATATCGGGTACCTGGACCAGGCGGGCCGGCTGTTCGTGGTGGGCCGCGATGACGAGATGATCGTGTCCGGTGGGGAGAACGTGTATCCGATCGAGGTGGAGAAGATCCTGGTCACCCATCCCGACGTCGCCGAAGCGGCGGTGATCGGGGTGGACGACGAGCAGTTCGGGCAACGGCTGGCCGCGTTCGTCGTGCTGACCGGCGACGGGGCCGGTGTCACGGCCGACGAGCTGAAGCAGTACGTGCGGGAGAATCTGGCCAATTACAAGGTGCCGCGTGAGATCACCGTGCTCGACGAGCTGCCGCGCAACAGCACCGGCAAGATCGTGCGTCGTGACCTCCAGGACCGTGTCGGTGGGTAA
- a CDS encoding 1-acyl-sn-glycerol-3-phosphate acyltransferase encodes MTATEIDPAEITKFDPGLTEKVMGWLRPFLKAYHRTEVRGLENFPPGGALVVCNHSGGLFPMDVPIFAADFYEKFGYGRPVYTLSHAMLMVGPTADFFKKTGFILASRENADEALRSGGVVVVFPGGDYDVYRPSSEANKIDFDGRQGYVRAAINAGVPIVPMVGIGGQETQLYLSRGTWLAKALGPIARLARTKVVPLSFGVPFGLSAVVPLNVPLPSKIVMQVLPAVHIDTEFGENPDIDEVDAHVRHVMQRALDGLAEERRFPVIG; translated from the coding sequence ATGACCGCTACCGAGATCGACCCCGCGGAGATCACCAAATTCGATCCCGGCCTCACCGAGAAGGTGATGGGGTGGCTGCGGCCGTTCCTCAAGGCGTACCACCGCACCGAGGTGCGCGGCCTGGAGAATTTCCCCCCAGGCGGTGCGCTCGTGGTGTGCAACCACTCCGGTGGCCTGTTCCCCATGGATGTGCCGATTTTCGCCGCCGACTTCTACGAAAAGTTCGGCTACGGCCGCCCCGTCTACACGCTGAGCCACGCCATGTTGATGGTCGGGCCCACCGCCGACTTCTTCAAGAAGACCGGTTTCATCCTCGCCAGTCGCGAGAACGCCGATGAGGCGCTGCGCTCCGGCGGCGTCGTCGTGGTGTTCCCCGGCGGGGACTACGACGTCTACCGCCCCTCCTCCGAGGCGAACAAGATCGACTTCGACGGGCGCCAGGGGTACGTGCGCGCCGCCATCAACGCGGGAGTGCCGATCGTGCCGATGGTCGGGATCGGCGGGCAGGAGACCCAGCTGTACCTGTCCCGGGGCACCTGGTTGGCCAAGGCACTCGGCCCGATCGCCCGGCTGGCCCGCACCAAGGTGGTACCGCTGTCGTTCGGGGTGCCGTTCGGCCTGTCCGCGGTGGTCCCGCTGAACGTGCCGCTGCCGTCCAAGATCGTCATGCAGGTGCTGCCCGCGGTGCACATCGACACGGAGTTCGGCGAGAACCCCGACATCGACGAGGTCGACGCGCACGTCCGCCATGTCATGCAGCGCGCCTTGGACGGACTGGCCGAGGAACGTCGCTTCCCGGTGATCGGCTGA